The genomic segment TCTCCTTAATTCCTGCAGTACCACTTTTTATAGCTCCCGAAGCCTGTAAAGCATATATCAATTCAATTAGGTCTGTTTTTGAGGCTGTCCAACTAAGTCGTTCATCATTGGGTAATAGGTTAACTTTTTTTGATTTACCTAGAGATAGTTTTCTGAGTCGGATTAGTTCAATAGAGTATTGGTTTATTAAGAGGTCATAAGCAATAATTTTGGCTACGGAATTGTCGTGGCTAGTAGAAAATTCAGCATCGGTATAAAAGTGTGATGTGTCAGAAACCAAACCAATATTGTCCTTGCCTCTTAAAAAATAGAATTCATCTAAAACGGTAGCATTTTCTCTATAGTACTTAACAAAATCAAGATTACGTAGATTCTTTTTTTGAAGCTTTTTTATTTTAGAATCTATAAATTTACGTTGAATTTTTATACTTCCTTCAGGTTTTTGAATAAGGTAATGATACCATTTTGCGTAGAATTTTAATCGAGCATAAATGCAGGGTTTTTGTTCTTTAAAGAATTTGATTTCCTGTGCTTGATTCTCAAACTTATTTTCCCTTAGGCATACGCGTAGTTTTTGAAGGCATTTTCGCGAAATTGAGATTCCTTTCTCAACATTATTGAAATCATTAACGTTTGCTCTCTCAACCTCCAAAATGTCACTTCTGTACGAATTTAATATGTCGGTTATTAAATGTTGCAATTCTATTTAATATTTTATTATACACCTCTATATTCAAGTCTCTTGTTTTTGCTTTTTAATAAAA from the Polaribacter cellanae genome contains:
- a CDS encoding RteC domain-containing protein codes for the protein MEVERANVNDFNNVEKGISISRKCLQKLRVCLRENKFENQAQEIKFFKEQKPCIYARLKFYAKWYHYLIQKPEGSIKIQRKFIDSKIKKLQKKNLRNLDFVKYYRENATVLDEFYFLRGKDNIGLVSDTSHFYTDAEFSTSHDNSVAKIIAYDLLINQYSIELIRLRKLSLGKSKKVNLLPNDERLSWTASKTDLIELIYALQASGAIKSGTAGIKEMASACEYIFELNLGNVYRTFLEIRERKIDQTKFIDRLKTNLLRRMEETDG